In the Gemmatimonadota bacterium genome, one interval contains:
- a CDS encoding molybdopterin-dependent oxidoreductase encodes MDWDVALEGAARVLKGKKIFVLASPNLSNEALHLLSRLVKKSGGTGAYRVEQGTVAALPGAPDLALRADRAANATGAQLLGFTRHASPLDLLQPGDALVVADQDLAPGDAAAVSRASVVVVVGTAMPANLPKADIILPIANVVEEEGTFTNLRGRVQRFLQAKATQGMARPSWYVLSDLLGAMGEKAEYFTASDAFAALAAAEQAFAGLSYDTLGLRGLPVVDAASFAEAAR; translated from the coding sequence GTGGACTGGGACGTCGCGCTCGAAGGAGCCGCCCGTGTCCTGAAGGGGAAGAAGATCTTCGTCCTCGCCTCACCCAATCTCTCCAACGAAGCGCTGCATCTGCTGTCGCGCCTCGTGAAGAAGTCGGGCGGTACGGGGGCCTATCGCGTGGAGCAGGGGACCGTCGCCGCGCTGCCCGGCGCTCCGGATCTCGCGCTGCGCGCCGACCGTGCCGCCAATGCCACCGGAGCACAACTCCTGGGCTTCACGCGTCACGCGTCGCCGCTCGACCTCCTGCAACCGGGTGACGCACTCGTGGTCGCCGACCAGGACCTCGCCCCCGGCGACGCCGCGGCGGTGAGCCGCGCGTCGGTCGTCGTCGTCGTGGGGACGGCCATGCCGGCCAACCTTCCCAAGGCCGATATCATCCTCCCCATCGCCAACGTGGTGGAAGAGGAGGGGACGTTCACCAATCTCCGCGGCCGAGTGCAACGCTTCCTGCAGGCCAAGGCGACGCAGGGGATGGCGCGCCCGAGTTGGTACGTCCTCTCCGACCTGTTGGGTGCCATGGGCGAGAAGGCCGAGTACTTCACGGCGTCGGACGCCTTCGCCGCGCTTGCCGCGGCCGAGCAGGCCTTTGCCGGGTTGTCGTACGACACGTTAGGGCTGCGCGGCCTGCCCGTCGTCGACGCGGCCTCCTTCGCGGAGGCCGCCCGATGA
- the nuoH gene encoding NADH-quinone oxidoreductase subunit NuoH encodes MPALLQAAVDPQAAPNFWPWFLATALKLLVFFTLYMVIVAYSTLAERKISAWIQGRHGPNRVGPRGYFQPLADGVKNFMKEETLPPHVNKALFIIAPMLSFVPALMVWAIIPWGAAYASPWGRIDMVLADLPIGFLFTLGIGSLGVYGIVLAGWGSNNKYALLGGLRSSAQMISYEISMGMSLIPVLLLAGNVTMRTIVNQQAEMHAWNVVTLSVAFVTYLISAFAETNRLPFDLPEAESELVTGYHTEYSAMKFSMFMIAEYANMVTQSAMLATLFFGGWDIPFMTADNTGAVSGPLVLLSVIIMMAKTLFFMFFYIWIRWTLPRFRYDQLMSLGWKLLLPLALGYIVIVASLMLALDAMGIERGLAYAGIFLAVNAVILFIAFSLIDRGRVLSPAYGRASAEELARLRGITAARANLSTQAGD; translated from the coding sequence ATGCCCGCACTGCTGCAGGCGGCGGTTGATCCGCAGGCTGCTCCGAACTTCTGGCCCTGGTTCCTGGCCACGGCGCTCAAGCTGCTGGTCTTCTTCACGCTGTACATGGTGATCGTCGCCTACTCCACGCTGGCCGAGCGCAAGATCTCGGCGTGGATCCAGGGGCGGCACGGTCCCAATCGCGTCGGCCCGCGCGGCTATTTCCAGCCGCTGGCCGACGGCGTGAAGAACTTCATGAAGGAAGAGACGCTCCCGCCGCACGTGAACAAGGCGCTCTTCATCATCGCGCCGATGTTGTCGTTCGTGCCGGCGCTGATGGTGTGGGCGATCATCCCGTGGGGGGCGGCCTACGCGTCGCCGTGGGGCCGCATCGACATGGTGCTCGCCGACCTGCCGATCGGTTTCCTGTTCACGCTCGGTATCGGGTCGCTCGGCGTGTACGGGATCGTGCTCGCCGGCTGGGGCTCGAACAACAAGTACGCGCTGCTGGGCGGACTCCGCTCGAGCGCGCAGATGATCTCCTACGAGATCTCGATGGGCATGTCGCTGATCCCCGTCTTGCTGCTGGCGGGGAACGTGACGATGCGAACGATCGTGAACCAGCAGGCCGAGATGCACGCGTGGAACGTCGTCACGCTCTCGGTGGCCTTCGTGACGTACCTCATCTCCGCCTTCGCCGAGACCAACCGCCTCCCGTTCGACCTCCCCGAGGCCGAGTCGGAGCTGGTGACCGGGTACCACACCGAGTACTCGGCGATGAAGTTCTCGATGTTCATGATCGCCGAGTACGCCAACATGGTCACGCAGTCGGCGATGCTGGCGACGCTCTTCTTCGGCGGGTGGGACATCCCGTTCATGACGGCCGACAACACCGGGGCGGTGAGTGGCCCGCTCGTGCTGCTGTCGGTGATCATCATGATGGCGAAGACGCTCTTCTTCATGTTCTTCTACATCTGGATCCGCTGGACGCTTCCGCGCTTCCGGTATGACCAGCTGATGTCGTTGGGATGGAAGCTCCTCCTCCCGCTGGCGCTGGGCTACATCGTCATCGTGGCCTCGCTGATGCTGGCGCTCGACGCCATGGGGATCGAGCGCGGGCTCGCGTACGCGGGGATCTTCCTGGCGGTCAATGCGGTCATCCTGTTCATCGCCTTCTCGCTCATCGACCGCGGCCGCGTGCTGAGCCCGGCGTACGGACGCGCGTCGGCGGAGGAACTGGCCAGGCTGCGCGGCATCACCGCAGCGCGCGCGAATCTCTCGACCCAGGCAGGCGACTAA
- a CDS encoding NADH-quinone oxidoreductase subunit I produces MAINVKVVDRPLSETSYVRATLKGLGNTFKHLIDPHKVTTQYPEQRESISPRWRGTHRMLTTEDGKAKCVACGLCPTVCPANCIKLVPGEDEQGNRYPLVFEIDEFRCIFCGYCQEVCPEEAIHLGRHYENAEYSREGFVYDLERLMAQTHPVCEMWDPADPKGE; encoded by the coding sequence ATGGCCATCAACGTGAAGGTCGTGGACCGTCCCCTCTCGGAGACGAGCTACGTCCGGGCAACGCTGAAGGGGCTGGGCAACACCTTCAAGCACCTCATCGATCCCCACAAGGTGACCACGCAGTATCCCGAGCAGCGCGAGAGCATCTCGCCGCGCTGGCGCGGGACGCATCGCATGCTCACCACCGAGGACGGCAAGGCGAAGTGCGTGGCGTGCGGACTCTGCCCCACGGTGTGCCCCGCCAACTGCATCAAGCTGGTCCCGGGTGAGGACGAGCAGGGGAACCGCTATCCGCTCGTCTTCGAGATCGACGAGTTCCGCTGCATCTTCTGCGGCTACTGCCAGGAAGTGTGCCCCGAGGAGGCGATCCACCTCGGAAGGCACTACGAGAATGCCGAGTATTCGCGCGAAGGCTTCGTCTACGACCTCGAGCGCCTGATGGCCCAGACGCACCCGGTGTGCGAGATGTGGGACCCGGCCGACCCGAAAGGCGAGTAA
- a CDS encoding NADH-quinone oxidoreductase subunit J, with the protein MPNFFYELHFYLFGLLAIASALAFVTRKSPVAAALWLVQTMFCLAALYVMMDAHFVGAIQVLVYAGAIMVVFLFVVMLLNLGHPDELSDLRGKWGRIAAGLLGIALLAQVMALGRTRPEASLVQSDFARAESLKDLNAVSAIAKPLFSDNLLAFELTSILLLVAIVGAVVLGKRRASA; encoded by the coding sequence ATGCCGAACTTCTTCTACGAGCTTCACTTCTATCTCTTCGGGCTGCTCGCGATCGCCTCGGCGCTCGCGTTCGTGACCCGCAAGAGCCCCGTGGCGGCGGCGCTGTGGCTGGTGCAGACCATGTTCTGCCTCGCCGCGCTCTACGTCATGATGGACGCGCACTTCGTCGGCGCCATCCAGGTGCTGGTCTATGCCGGTGCCATCATGGTGGTCTTCCTCTTCGTCGTCATGCTGCTCAACCTCGGGCATCCCGACGAGCTGTCGGACCTGCGCGGCAAGTGGGGGCGGATCGCGGCCGGCTTGTTAGGCATCGCCCTGCTGGCACAGGTGATGGCGCTCGGGCGCACACGCCCCGAGGCGTCCCTGGTGCAGAGTGACTTCGCGCGCGCCGAGAGCCTCAAGGATCTCAACGCCGTGAGCGCGATCGCCAAGCCGCTCTTCAGCGACAACCTGCTCGCCTTCGAACTCACGAGCATCCTGCTCCTCGTGGCCATCGTCGGCGCCGTCGTCCTCGGCAAACGGAGGGCCTCCGCATGA
- the nuoK gene encoding NADH-quinone oxidoreductase subunit NuoK, which produces MMVPEALALSAVLFSIGVIGVLTRRNAIIIFMCVELMLNAVNLSFVAFSRLYGMTGQVFVVFVMTVAAAEAAVGLAIIISIFRHRQTVDLTNINLLKG; this is translated from the coding sequence ATGATGGTTCCCGAAGCGCTCGCGCTGTCCGCGGTGCTGTTCAGCATCGGGGTGATTGGTGTCCTCACCCGCCGCAACGCGATCATCATCTTCATGTGCGTCGAGCTCATGCTCAACGCGGTCAACCTGTCGTTCGTCGCCTTCTCCAGGTTGTACGGGATGACGGGACAGGTGTTCGTGGTGTTCGTCATGACCGTTGCCGCGGCTGAAGCCGCGGTGGGGCTCGCGATCATCATCTCGATTTTCCGCCACCGCCAGACGGTGGACCTCACGAACATCAATCTCCTCAAGGGCTGA
- the nuoL gene encoding NADH-quinone oxidoreductase subunit L, translating to MLLQEAAAAGAHPLAGTVAEWIWLVPILPLIGFLINGLLALTSVAKTGPKNPSTHHAHHDDHGDAHGHGHDDHGHGHGHDDHHAPPRHKHAGLVSIVGPAVLAAAFVLTATIFFALSGAHAEQPFVKTLFSWMAVGDLRIDAAFQVDQLSMVMAMVITGVGTLIHLFSVGYMQDDPGYPRYFAYLNLFVFFMLILVLGANYPLLFVGWEGVGLCSYLLIGFWFSEKANADAGKKAFIVNRIGDFGFLVAMFLLFSNLGTLDFAGVNAGAAQFAPGGALVTAICLFMFLGCTGKSAQIPLYVWLPDAMAGPTPVSALIHAATMVTAGVYLIARSAVLFSLSPVASLTVAFVGALTALFAATIGLKQWDIKKVLAYSTVSQLGYMFVGVGVGAYAAGVFHLVTHAFFKALLFLGSGSVIYAMHRAYHHTGNHDDAQDMRNMGGLRKFMPVTFNLMWIATLAIAGIPPFAGFFSKDEILGSVFARTHGSTLAEASWLGIPGSALLYAIYAIGLTSALLTAIYMTRMMLYTFHGPNRSGEKEQGHLHEAPWIMTGPLAVLGVLSAAGGWLNLPTFFPAGPIQALHHWLEPVTGEAALRVTKGHEAHLEHSTEYVLVGIAIAIAAIGIAFAIARLKPSALVPKNQSPASEGIDRVLEHKYFVDEGYDKVVVQPLVGFSRAVLWKGMDAGIIDGLLVNGSAQLARGIGWVGARVQSGQVGTYAWVLIIGVVAVLGAFSLR from the coding sequence ATGCTCCTCCAGGAAGCGGCAGCCGCCGGAGCGCACCCACTCGCCGGGACCGTGGCCGAGTGGATCTGGCTCGTCCCGATCCTCCCGCTGATCGGGTTCCTCATCAACGGCCTTCTCGCGCTCACCAGCGTGGCGAAGACGGGACCCAAGAATCCGTCGACGCACCACGCGCACCACGACGATCACGGGGACGCGCACGGTCACGGGCACGACGATCACGGTCATGGGCACGGCCACGACGACCATCACGCGCCGCCGCGGCACAAGCACGCGGGGCTCGTGAGCATCGTCGGGCCGGCGGTGCTCGCCGCGGCCTTCGTCCTCACCGCCACGATCTTCTTCGCACTGTCCGGTGCGCACGCCGAGCAGCCGTTCGTGAAGACGCTGTTCTCGTGGATGGCGGTCGGTGACCTGCGCATCGACGCGGCCTTCCAGGTCGACCAGCTCTCGATGGTGATGGCGATGGTCATCACCGGCGTCGGGACGCTGATCCACCTGTTCTCGGTCGGCTACATGCAGGACGACCCGGGGTACCCGCGCTACTTCGCGTACCTCAACCTGTTCGTCTTCTTCATGCTCATCCTGGTGCTGGGCGCCAACTACCCGCTGCTCTTCGTCGGGTGGGAAGGGGTGGGGCTGTGCTCGTACCTGCTGATCGGCTTCTGGTTCTCGGAGAAGGCGAACGCGGACGCGGGCAAGAAGGCGTTCATCGTCAACCGCATCGGCGACTTCGGCTTCCTCGTCGCCATGTTCCTGCTCTTCTCCAACCTGGGGACGCTGGACTTTGCCGGCGTCAACGCCGGGGCCGCGCAGTTTGCCCCTGGCGGCGCGCTGGTGACGGCGATCTGCCTCTTCATGTTCCTCGGGTGCACGGGCAAGAGCGCGCAGATCCCACTCTACGTCTGGCTTCCCGACGCCATGGCGGGCCCGACACCGGTCTCGGCGCTCATCCACGCGGCGACCATGGTGACCGCGGGCGTGTATCTCATCGCCCGCAGCGCGGTCCTCTTCTCGCTGTCGCCGGTGGCCTCGCTCACCGTCGCCTTCGTCGGGGCGCTCACCGCGCTCTTCGCGGCGACGATCGGGCTCAAGCAGTGGGACATCAAGAAGGTCCTCGCGTACTCCACCGTCTCGCAGCTCGGCTACATGTTCGTGGGCGTGGGGGTTGGAGCATACGCGGCGGGGGTCTTCCACCTGGTCACGCACGCCTTCTTCAAGGCGCTCCTGTTCCTCGGGTCGGGGTCGGTGATCTACGCCATGCACCGGGCGTATCACCACACCGGGAACCATGACGACGCGCAGGACATGCGCAACATGGGCGGGCTCCGGAAGTTCATGCCCGTGACGTTCAACCTGATGTGGATCGCCACACTGGCGATTGCCGGCATCCCACCGTTTGCGGGCTTCTTCTCGAAGGACGAAATCCTCGGCTCGGTCTTCGCGCGCACGCACGGGTCGACGCTCGCCGAGGCGAGCTGGCTCGGCATCCCGGGGAGCGCGCTGCTCTACGCCATCTACGCGATCGGACTCACCTCGGCGCTCCTGACGGCGATCTACATGACGCGCATGATGCTCTACACCTTCCACGGCCCCAACCGGAGCGGCGAGAAGGAGCAGGGGCACCTGCACGAGGCGCCGTGGATCATGACCGGACCGCTGGCGGTGCTGGGCGTGCTCAGTGCAGCTGGCGGATGGCTCAACCTGCCGACGTTCTTCCCGGCAGGGCCGATCCAGGCGCTGCACCACTGGCTGGAGCCGGTGACGGGGGAGGCGGCGCTGCGCGTGACCAAGGGGCACGAGGCGCATCTCGAGCACAGCACCGAGTACGTCCTGGTCGGCATCGCGATCGCGATTGCCGCCATCGGCATCGCCTTCGCCATCGCGCGCCTCAAGCCGTCGGCGCTCGTCCCCAAGAACCAGTCGCCGGCGTCCGAAGGGATCGACCGGGTGCTGGAGCACAAGTATTTCGTCGACGAAGGGTACGACAAGGTCGTGGTGCAGCCGCTCGTCGGGTTCTCGCGTGCCGTCCTGTGGAAGGGGATGGATGCGGGGATCATCGACGGGCTGTTGGTGAACGGGAGCGCGCAGTTGGCCCGCGGCATCGGCTGGGTGGGTGCGCGGGTCCAGTCGGGCCAGGTGGGGACATACGCCTGGGTGCTCATCATCGGCGTCGTCGCGGTACTCGGCGCTTTCTCCCTGCGATAG
- a CDS encoding NADH-quinone oxidoreductase subunit M → MQALLESIGYNSWVLPALLIIPVIGALLVWLHGATLKGASGDALASAEGTARVMTLAIFLLEFVVSIGLWWSFDPTSSGWQAGFDAPWIESWGSRFSLGIDGLSLMMVLLTTFLMPLAVLGGWTSISKKVHAYHALMLLLTVGMLGVFVARDLFLFYVMWEVMLIPMYFIVGIWGGERRIYASLKFFIYTMFGSLLMLVAIVYLGYQAGLADGRPNFSYDAIMAVSELQPKVAFWLFLAFFVAFAVKVPMFPFHTWLPDAHVEAPTAGSVILAGILLKLGTYGFLRLAIPLFPGIAMHETVRAVIIALSVIGVIYGSLVALVQPDFKKLVAYSSVAHLGMVMLGIFAMTTESVQGALMVMIGHGVSTGALFFLIGMIYERKHSRLIADYGGIAKVVPIFATALTVVALSSIGLPGTNGFISEFLVMVGSFKTVPWMTTISALGVILAAAYMLWAVQRILYNPLDKPANAQLTDLNWREITLLAPLLFLIIWMGVYPKPVLSRMEASAAKFVQQVETRAAAQQATMSIATGGN, encoded by the coding sequence ATGCAAGCCTTGCTCGAATCGATCGGGTACAACTCCTGGGTCCTCCCGGCGCTGCTGATCATTCCGGTGATCGGCGCGCTCCTGGTGTGGCTGCATGGCGCGACGCTCAAGGGGGCGTCGGGCGATGCGCTGGCCAGTGCCGAAGGGACGGCCCGGGTCATGACGCTCGCCATCTTCCTTCTCGAGTTTGTCGTCTCGATCGGCCTCTGGTGGTCGTTCGACCCGACGTCCAGCGGCTGGCAGGCCGGCTTCGACGCCCCGTGGATCGAGTCGTGGGGCTCGCGCTTCTCGCTCGGGATCGACGGCCTGTCGCTCATGATGGTGTTGCTCACCACCTTCCTGATGCCACTGGCCGTCCTTGGCGGCTGGACGAGCATCTCGAAGAAGGTGCACGCCTATCACGCCCTCATGCTCCTCCTCACGGTGGGGATGCTCGGCGTCTTCGTGGCGCGCGACCTCTTCCTGTTCTACGTGATGTGGGAAGTGATGCTCATCCCGATGTACTTCATCGTCGGGATCTGGGGCGGGGAACGGCGCATCTACGCGTCCTTGAAGTTCTTCATCTACACGATGTTCGGCTCGCTCCTGATGCTGGTCGCCATCGTGTACCTCGGCTACCAGGCCGGGCTCGCCGACGGACGGCCGAACTTCTCGTACGACGCCATCATGGCGGTGAGCGAGCTGCAACCCAAGGTGGCCTTCTGGCTCTTCCTCGCCTTCTTCGTGGCCTTCGCGGTGAAGGTCCCGATGTTCCCGTTCCACACGTGGCTGCCTGACGCGCACGTCGAGGCGCCTACGGCAGGGTCGGTCATCCTGGCCGGCATCCTGCTCAAGCTCGGCACCTACGGATTCCTGCGCCTGGCGATCCCGCTCTTCCCGGGGATCGCGATGCACGAGACGGTGCGCGCGGTGATCATCGCGCTCAGCGTGATCGGGGTGATCTACGGATCGCTCGTCGCGCTGGTGCAGCCCGACTTCAAGAAGCTCGTCGCGTACTCATCGGTCGCCCACCTCGGCATGGTCATGCTCGGCATCTTCGCCATGACCACCGAGAGCGTGCAGGGGGCGCTGATGGTGATGATCGGCCACGGCGTCTCGACCGGCGCGCTGTTTTTCCTCATCGGCATGATCTACGAGCGGAAGCACTCGCGCCTCATCGCCGACTACGGCGGTATCGCCAAGGTCGTCCCGATCTTCGCCACGGCGCTGACGGTCGTCGCCCTCAGCTCGATCGGGCTCCCCGGGACCAACGGCTTCATCTCCGAGTTCCTGGTGATGGTCGGCTCGTTCAAGACGGTCCCGTGGATGACGACCATCTCGGCGTTAGGCGTGATCCTGGCGGCGGCCTACATGCTGTGGGCCGTGCAGCGGATCCTGTACAACCCGCTCGACAAGCCGGCCAATGCGCAGCTGACGGACCTCAACTGGCGCGAGATCACGCTGTTGGCGCCGCTCCTCTTCCTCATCATCTGGATGGGCGTCTACCCCAAGCCGGTCCTGTCCCGCATGGAAGCGTCGGCGGCCAAGTTCGTGCAGCAGGTGGAGACGCGTGCGGCCGCACAGCAAGCCACGATGAGCATCGCCACGGGAGGGAACTGA
- a CDS encoding NADH-quinone oxidoreductase subunit N: MHYDLSIPAQLTMALGPDLVLLGGAMVLMLAAAWGPDSIARQRSVGLASIGLAVVVLVAVVFTATRNPTAGAGVIAVDGFRWAADALFLLAAIIAIALSVDYNAREGILAGEAHVLTIFAVGGMMLMAAARDLMVLFLGIELMSIAVYVLAGLNRRSARAAEGSLKYFLLGAFSTAFLLYGIALVYGATGSTNLTEIGARIASLNLSQSPMLLVGVALLLVGFGFKLAAAPFHMWAPDVYEGAPTPISGFMAAGVKAAAFAAFLRVWLEAFPGVYAEWHKAVWWIAATTMIVGNIIALQQKNLKRMLAYSSIGHTGFILVALAAGTPQAATAFLFYLFAYTLATMGAFAVLIAVGQSGSSGDRIEDLHGLWNTNPGLAISMMVFMLALLGFPVFGGMGFFAKWYVLQSAIQAPAPQIRLAIVLVLTSTISAGYYVPVVMAMFMKPRAADAPTVPAMPGLTKLVVGGAVALILFFGVYPDPIVRLAKASSSLGVPAATGAPAQPGAPAPSTAPTTGQ, encoded by the coding sequence ATGCACTACGATCTCTCCATCCCCGCGCAGCTCACCATGGCGCTGGGCCCCGATCTCGTCCTGCTCGGCGGGGCGATGGTCCTGATGCTCGCCGCGGCCTGGGGGCCTGATTCCATTGCCCGGCAGCGCAGCGTTGGGCTGGCCAGCATCGGGCTCGCCGTCGTCGTCCTCGTGGCCGTGGTCTTCACCGCGACGCGCAATCCGACAGCCGGCGCCGGCGTCATCGCCGTCGATGGTTTCCGCTGGGCGGCCGACGCACTGTTCCTCCTGGCCGCCATCATCGCGATCGCCCTCTCGGTCGACTACAACGCCCGCGAAGGGATCCTCGCGGGAGAGGCGCACGTCCTCACCATCTTCGCCGTCGGCGGGATGATGTTGATGGCGGCCGCACGCGACCTCATGGTGCTCTTCCTCGGCATCGAGTTGATGTCGATTGCCGTGTATGTCCTGGCGGGGCTCAACCGTCGCAGCGCGCGCGCCGCCGAAGGGTCGCTCAAGTACTTCCTGCTCGGCGCCTTCTCGACGGCGTTCCTGTTGTATGGCATCGCACTCGTCTACGGCGCCACCGGGTCGACCAACCTGACCGAGATCGGGGCGCGCATCGCCTCGCTCAACCTGTCCCAGTCGCCCATGCTCCTCGTGGGCGTAGCGCTCCTGTTGGTGGGCTTCGGCTTCAAGCTGGCGGCCGCCCCGTTCCACATGTGGGCCCCCGACGTGTACGAAGGGGCGCCGACGCCGATCTCGGGCTTCATGGCTGCCGGCGTGAAGGCCGCGGCCTTCGCCGCCTTCCTCCGCGTCTGGCTCGAAGCATTCCCGGGGGTGTACGCCGAGTGGCACAAGGCGGTCTGGTGGATCGCGGCCACGACGATGATCGTCGGCAACATCATCGCCCTGCAGCAGAAGAACCTGAAGCGCATGCTGGCGTACTCCAGCATCGGCCACACGGGCTTCATCCTCGTCGCGCTGGCAGCCGGAACACCGCAGGCGGCGACGGCCTTCCTGTTCTACCTGTTCGCGTACACCCTCGCGACCATGGGGGCATTCGCCGTCCTCATCGCCGTCGGGCAGTCGGGGAGCTCCGGCGATCGGATCGAGGACCTCCACGGCCTCTGGAACACCAATCCAGGGCTCGCGATCTCCATGATGGTCTTCATGCTCGCGCTGCTTGGCTTCCCGGTGTTCGGCGGCATGGGCTTCTTCGCCAAGTGGTACGTCCTGCAGTCCGCGATTCAGGCACCAGCTCCCCAGATACGTCTGGCGATCGTGCTCGTCCTCACCTCGACCATCTCCGCCGGCTACTACGTTCCGGTCGTCATGGCGATGTTCATGAAGCCCCGCGCCGCCGATGCACCGACCGTTCCGGCCATGCCCGGACTGACCAAGCTGGTGGTGGGCGGGGCTGTCGCACTGATACTCTTCTTCGGGGTCTATCCCGACCCGATTGTCCGACTGGCCAAGGCCTCCAGTTCGTTAGGGGTGCCCGCGGCGACTGGGGCCCCAGCACAACCGGGGGCACCGGCGCCTTCCACCGCGCCGACCACCGGACAGTGA
- a CDS encoding phosphomannomutase/phosphoglucomutase translates to MNAGIFRQYDIRGVVGDDLTTEAAEAIGRAYAAHLASRGIRGNVAVGRDNRPSGLALRDALVAGLTACGVDVIDIGVVPTPLLYWSLHHLPVVGGIQITGSHNPPEYNGFKLCVGTESLHGAGIQGLLRFIREASYPAGEGTVCHEEIIARYIDDIVAKVGPLSRPLKVVIDAGNGAGALVAEALFSRLGVAGSYLFCESDGTFPNHHPDPTVVENLHDLIAAVRMQGADLGIAFDGDADRIGLVDGDGTIIWGDHILILYARDVLARTGGGQSIIFDVKCSQALPDAIAKAGGTPVMWKTGHSLIKDKMKELHAPVAGEMSGHMFFAEGFYGHDDALYGAARLLRIVADSGRSVQELLSDVPPFFSTPEIRVDCGDERKFPLVEAAAKHFKATHDVIDVDGVRVLFGDGWGLIRASNTQPILVTRYEALTQDRLQAIRDEMEGWLRSQGVSP, encoded by the coding sequence ATCAACGCAGGGATCTTCCGGCAGTATGACATTCGCGGTGTCGTGGGCGACGACCTCACCACCGAGGCCGCCGAAGCGATCGGACGCGCATACGCGGCGCACCTGGCGTCGCGCGGCATCCGCGGCAACGTCGCCGTTGGACGCGACAATCGCCCATCGGGGCTCGCGCTGCGCGATGCGCTGGTCGCCGGCCTCACGGCCTGCGGCGTCGACGTCATCGACATCGGCGTCGTCCCGACCCCGCTCCTGTACTGGAGCCTGCATCATCTCCCGGTCGTTGGGGGGATCCAGATCACCGGCTCCCACAACCCGCCCGAGTACAACGGATTCAAGCTGTGCGTCGGCACCGAATCGCTGCACGGCGCGGGGATCCAGGGGCTCCTGCGCTTTATTCGCGAGGCGAGCTATCCCGCGGGGGAGGGGACCGTCTGCCACGAGGAGATCATCGCGCGTTACATCGATGACATCGTCGCCAAGGTCGGCCCACTCTCGCGACCGCTCAAGGTGGTGATCGACGCCGGCAACGGCGCCGGCGCGCTCGTGGCCGAGGCGCTCTTCTCGCGCCTGGGTGTCGCGGGGAGCTATCTCTTCTGCGAAAGCGACGGGACCTTTCCCAATCACCATCCCGATCCCACGGTGGTGGAGAACCTGCACGACCTCATCGCCGCCGTGCGCATGCAGGGGGCCGATCTGGGGATCGCCTTCGACGGCGATGCCGACCGCATCGGGCTGGTGGATGGCGACGGGACGATCATCTGGGGCGATCACATCCTGATCCTCTATGCCCGCGATGTGCTGGCGCGCACCGGGGGAGGGCAGTCGATCATCTTCGACGTGAAGTGCTCGCAAGCGCTTCCTGACGCCATCGCCAAGGCCGGGGGAACGCCGGTGATGTGGAAGACCGGCCACTCCCTCATCAAGGACAAGATGAAGGAGCTCCACGCACCGGTTGCCGGGGAGATGTCCGGACACATGTTCTTCGCCGAGGGGTTCTACGGGCACGACGACGCGCTCTACGGCGCGGCGCGCCTGCTGCGCATCGTCGCCGACAGCGGGCGCTCGGTGCAGGAGCTGCTGTCCGACGTCCCCCCGTTCTTCTCCACGCCGGAGATTCGCGTGGACTGCGGTGACGAGCGCAAGTTTCCGCTCGTGGAGGCCGCAGCAAAGCACTTCAAGGCGACGCACGACGTGATCGACGTCGACGGGGTGCGCGTCCTCTTCGGCGACGGGTGGGGACTGATTCGGGCGTCCAACACGCAGCCCATCCTGGTCACGCGCTACGAAGCGCTGACGCAGGACCGGCTGCAGGCCATCCGCGACGAGATGGAGGGGTGGCTGCGGTCGCAGGGCGTGAGTCCCTAA